The following proteins are encoded in a genomic region of Pseudomonas saponiphila:
- a CDS encoding phage antirepressor N-terminal domain-containing protein, translated as MSALMTVPFHGVNLMLVDLDGQPFVPMRPVVEGIGLDWGGQHKKLTANPGRWGVSVTEIPSAGGCQDAVCLPLRKLAGWLSTVQVARVKNPQVKSKIIEYQNECDDALWQYWNDGHAVNPRAQLPAANDSAVEFAKLALEHLPNLGDASKQALLSHISELAYGQRLIPLPKVEENLLLAGQVGELFGVTGNRIGKLANQHGMKIEQYGEYRLDKSRYSSKQVETFHYNQAAVERFREILQGV; from the coding sequence ATGAGCGCGCTGATGACTGTTCCGTTTCATGGCGTGAACCTGATGCTCGTCGATTTGGATGGCCAGCCATTTGTGCCAATGCGCCCGGTTGTGGAGGGTATTGGCCTTGATTGGGGCGGGCAGCACAAGAAGTTGACCGCCAATCCTGGGCGCTGGGGTGTCTCCGTTACGGAGATCCCTTCGGCTGGCGGTTGTCAGGATGCGGTATGTCTTCCTTTAAGGAAATTGGCCGGCTGGCTATCCACTGTGCAGGTGGCCCGGGTAAAGAATCCCCAGGTCAAGAGCAAGATCATCGAGTATCAAAATGAGTGCGACGACGCTCTCTGGCAGTACTGGAACGACGGGCATGCCGTAAATCCTCGAGCGCAGCTACCAGCAGCCAACGACTCTGCTGTTGAATTCGCCAAGCTTGCGCTGGAACACCTGCCGAACCTGGGCGATGCCAGCAAGCAGGCTTTGCTCAGCCATATCTCGGAGCTGGCCTATGGTCAGCGCTTGATACCCTTGCCAAAAGTAGAGGAAAACTTGCTCCTGGCTGGACAGGTGGGTGAGCTGTTCGGCGTGACTGGCAACCGCATCGGCAAACTTGCGAATCAGCACGGCATGAAGATCGAGCAGTACGGTGAATATCGGCTCGATAAGTCACGGTACAGCAGCAAGCAAGTCGAGACATTCCACTACAACCAGGCTGCCGTAGAGCGCTTCCGAGAGATCCTGCAGGGCGTCTGA
- a CDS encoding tail assembly protein has product MSAEKMQTVLLSGSLARKFGRRHRMVTGAGFNDIRGYFKQFPGFEQHMLESASKGLRFAIFNDKQNLSEDDLGKPTGRGVIRIVPVIAGSKRAGLLQTIVGAVLIIASFFVAPGAQAAFLGAGVGMTAGGVIQMLSPQAKGLGTQDSPNNRPSYSFNGAVNTSVQGNPVPLLYGRMIVGSAVISAGIYSEDQM; this is encoded by the coding sequence ATGTCTGCTGAAAAGATGCAAACCGTATTGCTATCTGGATCCTTGGCTCGAAAGTTTGGGAGACGCCACCGTATGGTCACTGGCGCAGGTTTCAATGATATTCGTGGTTATTTCAAACAGTTCCCTGGTTTCGAGCAGCACATGCTGGAAAGTGCCAGCAAAGGATTGCGCTTCGCGATCTTCAACGACAAGCAGAACCTTTCCGAAGATGATCTCGGAAAGCCAACGGGGCGAGGAGTGATTCGGATCGTCCCAGTAATTGCAGGTTCGAAGCGTGCCGGGCTATTGCAGACCATCGTTGGAGCTGTACTGATCATCGCTTCTTTTTTTGTCGCACCTGGCGCTCAAGCAGCATTTCTCGGCGCGGGTGTAGGCATGACCGCCGGCGGCGTGATCCAGATGCTCAGCCCGCAAGCCAAGGGCTTGGGCACCCAGGACAGCCCCAACAACCGACCCAGCTACAGCTTCAACGGTGCCGTGAACACCAGCGTCCAGGGCAACCCTGTCCCGTTGCTCTATGGCCGGATGATCGTCGGCAGCGCGGTGATCAGCGCCGGGATCTACTCCGAAGACCAGATGTAA
- the istA gene encoding IS21 family transposase, translated as MAAPRVAMRNIKECLRLKFEAGLSHEKIARALQLSKGVVSKYIAAARVAGLDWPALVAMDEAALAAALFAPTSTNKPRGERVLPDVLSIHRELRRKGVTLQLLWEEYLAAHAGQPTYRYTQFVEHYRRYAQTLKRSMRQLHRAGEKLFIDYAGPTLPVVDPATGEVRRAHIFVAALGASNYTYACATPGETQVDWLTSLGQALTYFGGVPEMVVPDNPRALVAQPDRYEPGLNRATLECARHYQTVILPARPRKPQDKAKAEVAVQVVERWIMARLRHRQFFSLHALNQAIAELLEDLNRRPFKRLDGCRRDWFERLDRPALRALPVHPYEVATFKRCKVSIDYHIEVNGSFYSVPSALARQNVDVRLTAHTLEVLHGNRRVASHLLLGRRGAYSTQREHMPAAHQAHREWTPQRLLDWGARIGPYTRQLIDHQLTHKPHPEMGYRACLGLLSLARRYGNARLEAAAERAVHLRAFTGRSVRNLLQQGLDQQPLPQRAAETTLPGDHENVRGADYYQPPQQELFDDAATHPESTAPATPGRHGPRPGRAMDAAGQPQPELR; from the coding sequence ATGGCGGCGCCGCGAGTAGCCATGCGAAACATCAAAGAATGTCTGCGCCTCAAGTTTGAGGCCGGCTTGTCCCACGAGAAGATTGCCCGTGCCTTGCAGCTGTCCAAGGGCGTGGTTAGCAAGTACATCGCGGCGGCGCGGGTGGCCGGGCTGGACTGGCCGGCGCTGGTGGCCATGGACGAGGCCGCGCTGGCGGCCGCCTTGTTTGCACCGACGTCGACGAACAAGCCGCGCGGTGAGCGAGTGCTGCCCGATGTGCTGAGCATCCACCGCGAGTTGCGACGCAAGGGCGTGACCTTGCAGCTGCTGTGGGAGGAATATCTCGCCGCGCATGCGGGCCAGCCGACCTACCGCTACACCCAGTTCGTCGAGCACTACCGGCGCTACGCCCAGACGCTCAAACGTTCGATGCGTCAGCTGCACCGTGCGGGCGAGAAGCTATTCATCGACTATGCCGGGCCGACGCTGCCGGTGGTCGACCCGGCCACCGGCGAAGTGCGCCGGGCGCACATCTTCGTCGCCGCCCTGGGCGCCTCGAATTACACCTATGCCTGCGCGACGCCAGGCGAAACCCAGGTGGACTGGCTGACCTCGCTGGGCCAGGCTCTGACCTACTTTGGCGGCGTGCCGGAAATGGTTGTGCCGGACAATCCGCGCGCCCTGGTCGCCCAGCCGGATCGCTACGAGCCGGGCCTGAACCGGGCCACGCTGGAGTGCGCGCGTCATTACCAGACGGTGATCCTGCCGGCACGGCCACGCAAGCCTCAGGACAAGGCCAAGGCCGAGGTGGCGGTGCAGGTGGTCGAGCGCTGGATCATGGCGCGGCTGCGCCATCGGCAGTTCTTCAGCCTGCATGCGCTTAACCAGGCCATCGCCGAGCTGCTGGAGGATCTGAATCGGCGCCCGTTCAAGCGGCTCGATGGCTGCCGGCGCGACTGGTTCGAGCGCCTGGATCGCCCGGCCTTGCGAGCGCTGCCGGTGCATCCCTACGAGGTCGCCACCTTCAAGCGCTGCAAGGTCAGCATCGACTACCACATCGAGGTCAATGGCAGCTTCTACAGCGTGCCCTCCGCCCTGGCCCGGCAGAACGTGGACGTGCGACTGACGGCACACACCCTGGAAGTGCTGCATGGCAACCGGCGGGTGGCCAGCCACCTGCTGCTGGGGCGACGCGGCGCTTACAGTACCCAGCGCGAGCACATGCCCGCGGCGCACCAGGCGCATCGCGAATGGACGCCACAACGCCTGCTCGACTGGGGCGCGCGGATCGGCCCCTACACGCGCCAACTGATCGATCACCAACTGACCCACAAGCCGCACCCGGAGATGGGCTACCGCGCCTGCCTCGGCCTGCTCTCGCTGGCCCGGCGCTATGGCAATGCACGCCTGGAAGCCGCTGCCGAACGTGCCGTACACCTGCGCGCCTTCACCGGGCGCAGCGTGCGCAACCTGCTCCAGCAAGGCCTGGATCAACAGCCGCTGCCCCAGCGTGCCGCCGAAACGACCTTACCCGGCGACCACGAGAACGTCCGTGGCGCCGACTACTACCAACCCCCGCAACAGGAGCTGTTCGATGATGCCGCAACACACCCTGAATCAACTGCACCAGCTACGCCTGGACGGCATGGCCCGCGCCCTGGAAGAGCAATGGACGCTGCCGGCCAGCCACAGCCTGAGCTTCGATGA
- the istB gene encoding IS21-like element IS1474 family helper ATPase IstB, with protein sequence MMPQHTLNQLHQLRLDGMARALEEQWTLPASHSLSFDERLGLLLDRELAWRDNQRLVRLRKKAKLKYANACLEDLDRRTGRALDERLIATLASGDWIRQQHNLLLTGPTGAGKTWLACALGNQACRQGYSTLYLRTPRLLEQLRIAHGDGSFGRTLQQLAKVDVLVLDDWALAPLEEGARHDLLEVIDDRAGSRSTILTSQLPIEHWHGWINDPTLADAILDRLVHNAYRLTMKGESLRRKKAEEQAAS encoded by the coding sequence ATGATGCCGCAACACACCCTGAATCAACTGCACCAGCTACGCCTGGACGGCATGGCCCGCGCCCTGGAAGAGCAATGGACGCTGCCGGCCAGCCACAGCCTGAGCTTCGATGAACGCCTCGGCCTACTGCTCGACCGCGAACTGGCCTGGCGTGACAACCAGCGCCTGGTACGGCTGCGCAAGAAGGCCAAGCTCAAGTACGCCAACGCCTGCCTGGAAGATCTCGACCGCCGCACCGGACGCGCCCTGGACGAGCGTCTGATCGCCACCCTGGCCAGTGGCGACTGGATCCGCCAGCAGCACAACCTGCTGCTGACCGGCCCGACCGGTGCCGGCAAAACCTGGCTGGCCTGCGCCCTGGGCAACCAGGCCTGCCGCCAGGGCTATAGCACCCTGTACCTGCGCACCCCGCGCCTGCTGGAACAACTGCGCATCGCTCATGGCGACGGCAGCTTCGGCCGTACCCTGCAACAGCTGGCAAAGGTCGACGTCCTGGTGCTGGACGACTGGGCGCTAGCCCCGCTGGAGGAAGGAGCCCGGCATGACCTGCTGGAGGTGATCGACGACCGCGCTGGCAGCCGCTCCACCATCCTGACGAGCCAACTGCCCATCGAGCACTGGCACGGCTGGATCAACGACCCGACCCTGGCCGATGCCATCCTCGACCGCCTGGTGCACAACGCCTACCGACTGACGATGAAAGGCGAGTCGCTGCGCCGAAAAAAAGCCGAGGAACAAGCCGCATCGTGA
- a CDS encoding lysozyme: MRTSQRGLNLIKSFEGLRLQAYQDSVGVWTIGYGTTRGVKTGMSISKEQAERMLLNDVQRFEPEVQRMITAPLNQNQWDALMSFTYNLGAGNLESSTLRRLLNVGDYSGAAEQFLRWNKAGGKVLSGLTRRREAERALFLEAV, translated from the coding sequence ATGCGTACATCACAACGCGGCTTGAACTTGATCAAGTCGTTCGAAGGCCTGCGCCTGCAAGCCTACCAAGACAGCGTTGGCGTCTGGACCATCGGCTATGGAACCACCCGCGGCGTGAAGACCGGCATGTCGATCAGCAAGGAGCAAGCCGAACGCATGTTGCTGAATGATGTGCAGCGCTTCGAGCCTGAGGTGCAGCGCATGATCACCGCGCCACTGAATCAAAATCAGTGGGACGCCCTGATGAGCTTCACCTACAACCTGGGCGCTGGGAATCTGGAGTCGTCGACTCTGCGGCGCCTGCTCAATGTCGGCGATTATTCCGGTGCCGCTGAGCAGTTCCTGCGCTGGAACAAGGCCGGCGGCAAGGTGCTTTCCGGCCTGACGCGCCGCCGGGAGGCTGAGCGAGCGCTGTTCCTGGAGGCGGTATGA
- a CDS encoding DUF2514 family protein, translating into MPGCCAPAPCYWFSPPTGGVYQHGLSVKDGEWQARWAVRDAGDKQAWALAEQAERDKEQARQSSINKAVQDGQRKIDQAAADAVTARAAAGSLQRTVDDLAGRLAAQGRGNSCTAAASAAATRTALVLADVFKRADQRAGDLAADADQSRSRGVTCEQAYDGIAKGSINSAP; encoded by the coding sequence GTGCCTGGGTGCTGCGCGCCGGCGCCCTGCTATTGGTTCTCGCCACCTACTGGGGGGGTCTATCAGCACGGGCTATCCGTAAAGGATGGTGAGTGGCAAGCGCGCTGGGCAGTTCGTGATGCTGGCGACAAACAAGCCTGGGCCCTGGCCGAGCAAGCCGAGCGCGACAAAGAGCAGGCCAGGCAGAGCTCAATTAACAAGGCGGTGCAAGATGGGCAACGAAAAATCGATCAAGCAGCAGCTGATGCTGTTACCGCTCGCGCTGCTGCTGGGAGCCTGCAGCGGACAGTCGACGACCTCGCCGGCCGTCTCGCAGCCCAAGGCCGCGGTAATTCCTGCACTGCCGCCGCAAGCGCGGCAGCAACCCGCACAGCCCTGGTGCTTGCCGACGTGTTCAAGCGCGCTGACCAGCGAGCGGGAGACCTGGCGGCAGATGCTGATCAAAGCCGGAGCAGGGGAGTGACGTGCGAGCAGGCCTATGACGGTATCGCCAAGGGCTCGATCAATTCCGCCCCGTGA
- a CDS encoding SOS response-associated peptidase family protein, which translates to MCGRLSQYRGIHDFVAALSMPGALINNVGDQPLGRYNAAPTMQLALFHIAEDKLHADAVRWGWRPHWATDRAAPINARVEKVAHGPFFRQIWPHRAICPIDNWFEWVDEGGPKKQPYLIRHRDGSPILCASIGQLPGQDRSEHEGFVIITADSEGGMVDIHDRRPVVLAPDLAREWLDPATPKERAEQMALLQGEPAEAFEWFKVNPAVGNIRNHGAELIEPLAIPS; encoded by the coding sequence ATGTGCGGACGACTCTCACAATACCGCGGCATCCACGACTTCGTCGCAGCCCTGAGCATGCCCGGGGCCCTGATTAATAACGTCGGTGATCAGCCCCTGGGGCGATACAACGCAGCGCCGACGATGCAACTCGCCCTCTTCCACATCGCCGAAGACAAACTACACGCCGACGCCGTGCGCTGGGGGTGGCGGCCGCACTGGGCCACTGACCGCGCTGCCCCAATCAATGCCCGCGTAGAGAAGGTCGCCCATGGGCCATTCTTCCGGCAGATATGGCCACACAGGGCCATATGCCCAATCGACAATTGGTTCGAGTGGGTGGACGAAGGCGGCCCGAAGAAGCAGCCCTACCTGATCCGGCACCGGGACGGTTCCCCCATCCTCTGCGCCTCAATCGGACAATTGCCTGGCCAAGATCGAAGCGAGCACGAAGGCTTTGTGATCATTACAGCAGACAGCGAAGGCGGCATGGTCGATATTCACGACCGCCGGCCAGTGGTCCTGGCCCCGGACCTGGCCCGGGAATGGCTCGACCCGGCCACGCCGAAAGAGCGCGCCGAACAGATGGCATTGCTCCAGGGCGAGCCAGCCGAGGCTTTCGAGTGGTTCAAAGTGAATCCCGCCGTCGGCAACATCAGGAATCACGGGGCGGAATTGATCGAGCCCTTGGCGATACCGTCATAG
- a CDS encoding Bax inhibitor-1/YccA family protein, with amino-acid sequence MREQDYAVNNGVQAEQLEVSRVLRNTYGLLALTLAFSGVMAYVAQQMRVGYPNIFVVLIGFYGLFFLTNKLRDSAWGLVSAFALTGFMGFLLGPILNRYLGMQGGAEVVSSAFAMTALVFGGLSAYVLITRKDMSFLGGFITAGFFVLMGAVLASLFFQISGLQLAISAGFVLFSSVCILFQTSAIIHGGERNYIMATISLYVSIYNLFVSLLQLFGIMGRDD; translated from the coding sequence ATGCGCGAACAGGATTACGCAGTTAACAACGGCGTGCAGGCCGAGCAGCTAGAGGTTAGCCGCGTCCTGCGCAACACTTACGGCCTGCTGGCCCTGACTCTCGCGTTCAGCGGTGTCATGGCTTATGTGGCGCAGCAGATGCGGGTCGGCTACCCGAACATCTTCGTGGTGCTGATCGGTTTCTACGGTCTGTTCTTCCTCACCAACAAACTCCGTGACTCGGCCTGGGGCCTGGTGTCGGCTTTCGCCCTGACCGGTTTCATGGGCTTCTTGCTCGGCCCGATCCTCAACCGTTACCTGGGCATGCAGGGCGGCGCTGAAGTGGTCAGCTCGGCCTTCGCCATGACCGCCCTGGTGTTTGGCGGTCTGTCGGCCTATGTGCTGATCACCCGCAAGGACATGAGCTTCCTCGGTGGTTTCATCACCGCCGGTTTCTTCGTCCTGATGGGCGCCGTGCTGGCCAGCCTGTTCTTCCAGATCAGTGGCCTGCAGTTGGCGATCAGCGCCGGTTTCGTGCTGTTCTCCTCGGTGTGCATCCTGTTCCAGACCAGCGCCATCATCCATGGCGGCGAACGCAACTACATCATGGCCACCATCAGCCTGTATGTATCGATCTACAACCTGTTCGTCAGCCTGCTGCAGCTGTTCGGCATCATGGGTCGCGACGACTGA
- the gspM gene encoding type II secretion system protein GspM, protein MKLPIASIPARNALTNPLRHRWQRLAKREQRALQALTVFAGLTSLYLLWQPQQQALAQAERRYTEETQLLHDLQQLPASTSSLPGPVISGDALPGLLARSSSQAGLNLERMDQEDEGRVNLSLEGPLNGLITWIDQLEQQHVSVLSFSIEVNKDAMASARLQLHSP, encoded by the coding sequence ATGAAGCTTCCCATCGCCTCGATCCCGGCCCGAAACGCCCTGACGAACCCACTCCGGCACCGCTGGCAGCGCTTGGCAAAACGCGAACAACGGGCGCTACAGGCCCTGACCGTGTTCGCTGGCCTGACCAGCCTCTACCTGCTCTGGCAACCGCAACAACAGGCTCTGGCCCAGGCCGAGCGCCGCTATACCGAGGAAACGCAATTGCTTCACGATCTGCAACAGCTGCCCGCCAGCACCTCTTCCCTCCCAGGCCCGGTCATTTCCGGCGATGCCCTGCCCGGCCTGCTGGCACGCTCCAGCAGCCAGGCCGGACTCAACCTGGAACGCATGGATCAGGAGGATGAAGGACGGGTCAACCTCAGTCTGGAGGGGCCTCTCAACGGCCTGATCACCTGGATCGACCAGTTGGAACAGCAGCACGTCTCGGTCCTGTCGTTCTCCATCGAGGTCAACAAGGACGCCATGGCCAGCGCACGCTTGCAGCTGCACAGCCCTTGA